The genomic stretch ACCCCTTCTCATCTACTTTTTCCAGCTGCTCGATGGCACTTTCCGTTAGTTAGATTTTAAGTACTCACGTTGAGTACTCGAAAAGGTGGAAGACGAAATTGTGCACACATACATCCGAAACTTAACAAAACTTAATACCAAATTTTCTCAGGCCAAAAATCATTAATGAGTTAACATAAAATCCCCCTTGATTTTTAACAGTACCCTGTGGGATAATTTTACAGCGGTGGGGGACACCCAAAATTTAGTACCTCCCAATTTGGAATCTTTCCTTAAAATTCTCCATTGCACGAGGTGCGTTATGTCCTCTTACGTGAAGGACAAAATTCTTTCCCTACTAAGGGAAAAGGTCAGCAGACAACAGTGGGAACACTGGTTCATAGATTTTTCGGTAAAACGCATCGAAGGTACCCACGTGATTTTCGAAGTGGGTAATTTGTTCATAAAGGGATATTTGGAGAAGAAGTTTGACAAGATCATTCGCAAAGCCGTTTCAGAAGTGCTTGGTCAGGGGGCGACCTACGAGATAGTTTACGCCGAGATCCTACAAAACGACATGACGGTACACGATAACAACCAGGCCCTTGTGAAAAAACGGCCAGTTCTGATAACACCACTGAATCCAAAGTACACGTTCGATAACTTTGTGGTAGACGAGTTTAACCAGTTCGCTTATAACCTACTTCTGGAGGCCGCTAAAAAACCTGGAACTTACAACCCGATTTTCATCTACAGCGAGGCTGGAATGGGAAAAACCCACCTCGTGCAAGCGTTCGGTAATTATCTCTTAACGGAAAACCCGGATCTGAGGTTTGCGTACTTAACAAGCGAGCAATTTATGAACGAACTAATAAACAAGATAAAGTCGGGAACAGTGGAAGAGTTTAGGGAAAAGTACAGGCGAAAGATTGACGTGCTTGTTATAGACGACATCCAGTTCCTCGCCGGTAAGAAAGGCATTCAGATCGAACTTTTCCATACGTTCAACGCCCTCTACGAATCTGGCAAACAGATTATCGTCTGCTCGGACCGTCCCCCTAAGGAGCTGAAAGATTTCCAGGAGAGAGTTATCTCCCGTTTCCAGATGGGCGTGATTGCGCAGATAAAAACCCCTTCGAAAGAGGCACTGAAAAAGATCGCGTTCAAAGTTGTCGAAGACGAGAAGGTGAAGATTCCTCCTGAGATAATTAATTTCATCGCGACCCACATTAAAGGGAGCATCAGGGTGCTGAAGGGAGCCATAGTAAAGGTAATAGCTTACAAGAGCATGTACGACTATGTGGATCTTGAAATTGTGAAGAACCTTTTGAGGGACAACCTCGAAATGGAAAACCATAATCATGCTCCCGATGTTATCGAGCTGATAGCCAAACAATTCGGAGTTTCTAAAGAGGATCTCCTATCATCTAAAAAAGACAGAAAGACTTCGTTGGCTCGTCAGATCAGTATGTACGTGCTGAACAAAAAGTACGAACTTTCAGTCAGGAAGATCGCGGAGATGTTCGGAAAAACGCATCCGGCGGTTGTAAGTGCGATTAAAAACGTTGAAGAGATGATCAAAACGGACAAATTTTTGGCAAATTTAGTCAGATTAGCTTTCGAAAGTTCGGATCAACACGCAGGAAAGCTGATGTCTTGAAGATGTCTTATTAAAAGAGTTGTCAGAGTTTGCAAAAAAATATCCATCGTGGTATAATCCTGATGAGGCCGGAGAAAGGGAGGTGCTAAAGCATGAAGGTCAGAGTTGACGAAGCGACGTGCATCGGGTGTGGCGTTTGCGAAAACTTGTGCCCCGATGTTTTCAAGCTCGGTGACGATATGAAGGCGAAAGTGCTCCAACCTGAAACGGACCTTGAGTGCGCGAAAGACGCGGCGGACAGCTGTCCAACGGCGGCGATTATAATCGAGTGAGAGTGGGGACAGCGGCACGCTGGGGGGGTTTTTCCCCCCGTTTTTCTTTATGTAAAACGGCAAAGTTGGAGAATGCAAACGCTAAACTGGTAACGCAATTGTTTTTCGCTGAAAAGCAAAGTTATTCGTCTTTGGCAAGAATGTATGTGCTATAATATAATTGTTCAGCGCCGAATTCAAAACTTTTTCA from Fervidobacterium thailandense encodes the following:
- the dnaA gene encoding chromosomal replication initiator protein DnaA, which codes for MSSYVKDKILSLLREKVSRQQWEHWFIDFSVKRIEGTHVIFEVGNLFIKGYLEKKFDKIIRKAVSEVLGQGATYEIVYAEILQNDMTVHDNNQALVKKRPVLITPLNPKYTFDNFVVDEFNQFAYNLLLEAAKKPGTYNPIFIYSEAGMGKTHLVQAFGNYLLTENPDLRFAYLTSEQFMNELINKIKSGTVEEFREKYRRKIDVLVIDDIQFLAGKKGIQIELFHTFNALYESGKQIIVCSDRPPKELKDFQERVISRFQMGVIAQIKTPSKEALKKIAFKVVEDEKVKIPPEIINFIATHIKGSIRVLKGAIVKVIAYKSMYDYVDLEIVKNLLRDNLEMENHNHAPDVIELIAKQFGVSKEDLLSSKKDRKTSLARQISMYVLNKKYELSVRKIAEMFGKTHPAVVSAIKNVEEMIKTDKFLANLVRLAFESSDQHAGKLMS
- a CDS encoding ferredoxin, which gives rise to MKVRVDEATCIGCGVCENLCPDVFKLGDDMKAKVLQPETDLECAKDAADSCPTAAIIIE